The Poseidonibacter antarcticus genome contains the following window.
GTAGAAGCATGTGGACATAATCATTCTCACGAGCATTCAACTCATCATGCACACGAACACAGTCATAATCATACACATTCAGATCAAAGTAATAATGAAGATGCAAATATCAAATCTGCTTATTTACATATGCTAAGTGATGCACTTATATCTGTGGCTGTTGTAATTGCTGGAATATTTATCTATTTTTTCAAGATATATTATATAGATTCTATTTTAACAGTAGTTTTTTCTGTTTATATTTTGTATCATTCTTATCCATTATTAAAAAAATCATTCTTATCATTAATGGATATAAATATAATAGAAGTTTCACAAGAGCAATTAGAAAGTGTTATAAAAGAAGATGAAAATATTATTTCTTATAGTGATTTACATATTTATAAGCCAAGTTCAAAACATAACTTTATTTCATTAGAAATTGTTTTAAAAGATGATTTATTAAACTTAGTAGAAATTGAAAATATAACTTCAATACTAGAAAAAAAACTAAATAAATTAAATTTTGATCATGTTCAAATTCAAGTAGCTTCAAAGAAAAATGAAAAATCATATACAAACTGTTTGATGTAAGGGAAAGAAATGTATCAATGTGAGATAGAAAATAAAAAATTAATCAATAGAATTAATAGAATACAAGGGCAAGTAAACTCTGTAAAAACAAAACTAGAAAAAGATATGGATTGTAATGATAATCATAGCGACCCATACGAGGTAATTAGACAATTAACAGCAATAAAAGGTGCTGTTAATGGAATGATAACATCATATATTGAACATTTTGCAAAAGGTCATCTAGTCAAAGAAATAAGAGAATCAAAAGATGAATTATCAGCAATGGATTCAATGGATGAATTAGTAAATATTATGAAAAGCTATAGTAAATAAAAGATTATTTCTTTCCATTTACTATTGTAGAAATAATACCTTTTTCGTCTCTATTTTCAGCAATTACTACACCTAATATATGTAAAGGCACAAAATATAAAATAACATAATATGCTAATTCATGAATTTCTTTAATATCGTGAGCTGTATCTTTTAATAGTCCTAATTCTTGGTAAAAATGAATTATTAATCCTGTTGTAGCAATAACTATTAAAGTTGCATTTAGAATATAATATGAACTATGAACTACTTTTTTATGTAAAGATAAAGAAGAAAAACTCTCTCTTTCTGATGTGTCTTTAAAATATAAATAGATTCTAAAAAGAACTAAAAAAGCTAAAGCATAACCTAATAAAATATGCCATTCCCACATTCCAGCTCGAATAGCTTTTGCCAAAACTTTAGCCTGAATTGCAGTAATTTCTATATTTATCTCTTGTAATTTACTAATTAATATTTCAGAGTTTGTTCTCCAACTTAAAAATGTTTGACGTAAAAATACAGTACCTAATAATCCTAGTATTACAAAAGCATTTAACCAATGCCAAATACGAAATGATAATGAAAACTTCATAAAAAATCCTTTTTGCGAATTATATCACTTATTGAATATAATAATAATAAAATTTATAATAAAAAAAAGATATAAGAAGTGAGTTTATAAAAGAAACTTGTTAATATTTAATACTACTATATATTTGAATAATTATATTACAAGTTAATATGAATTTACAAAATTAAAAGTAGTAGAGATATAGGAAATCAATGGATTTAAGTTAAGTAGATAAATGGTACCTCCAACCGGAATCGAACCGGTACTCCAAAGGAATGCGATTTTGAATCGCACGCGTCTACCAATTCCGCCATGGAGGCACTTTAAA
Protein-coding sequences here:
- a CDS encoding cation diffusion facilitator family transporter, which gives rise to MSKDKKILIIIIVNLVIIISEVSFGLISNSFALIADALHNTGDVLAVIVTYIALRLGSKSTTFKQTFGYVRAEMMAAFVNTIFLYGTMLYMIYEAINRFFNPEIISPIYMIIVGIIAVIANGISAYILNSLGVEACGHNHSHEHSTHHAHEHSHNHTHSDQSNNEDANIKSAYLHMLSDALISVAVVIAGIFIYFFKIYYIDSILTVVFSVYILYHSYPLLKKSFLSLMDINIIEVSQEQLESVIKEDENIISYSDLHIYKPSSKHNFISLEIVLKDDLLNLVEIENITSILEKKLNKLNFDHVQIQVASKKNEKSYTNCLM
- a CDS encoding metal/formaldehyde-sensitive transcriptional repressor; amino-acid sequence: MYQCEIENKKLINRINRIQGQVNSVKTKLEKDMDCNDNHSDPYEVIRQLTAIKGAVNGMITSYIEHFAKGHLVKEIRESKDELSAMDSMDELVNIMKSYSK
- a CDS encoding cytochrome b/b6 domain-containing protein, with the protein product MKFSLSFRIWHWLNAFVILGLLGTVFLRQTFLSWRTNSEILISKLQEINIEITAIQAKVLAKAIRAGMWEWHILLGYALAFLVLFRIYLYFKDTSERESFSSLSLHKKVVHSSYYILNATLIVIATTGLIIHFYQELGLLKDTAHDIKEIHELAYYVILYFVPLHILGVVIAENRDEKGIISTIVNGKK